A single window of Ictalurus furcatus strain D&B chromosome 3, Billie_1.0, whole genome shotgun sequence DNA harbors:
- the LOC128606133 gene encoding storkhead-box protein 1-like yields MEKFLQIAPHSLAIVLSRVGSDNSPSVTEKLQHHHTGYEIFADFKAENMQHFWNKKVTDAIAETFFLGWIDEHVLLIQGKEDHLEVLREGWTRRALKPPRGFEIKCIACFCPVDSSLIFMWV; encoded by the exons ATGGAGAAGTTCCTGCAGATCGCACCTCACTCCCTGGCCATCGTGCTGAGCCGTGTAGGCTCGGACAACTCTCCCTCGGTCACGGAGAAGCTCCAGCACCATCACACCGGATACGAGATCTTTGCTGACTTCAAAGCCGAGAACATGCAGCACTTCTGGAACAAGAAGGTGACGGACGCCATAGCGGAGACCTTCTTCCTGGGATGGATAGACGAGCACGTCCTGCTCATCCAGGGCAAGGAGGATCACTTGGAAGTGCTCAGGGAAGGATGGACGCGCAGGGCCCTCAAACCTCCACGAGGCTTCGAGATCAAGTGCATAG cttgctTTTGTCccgtagacagctctctgatcttcatgtgggtttaa